A window of the Phragmites australis chromosome 20, lpPhrAust1.1, whole genome shotgun sequence genome harbors these coding sequences:
- the LOC133901705 gene encoding PI-PLC X domain-containing protein At5g67130-like — MAAPLLPSLLLSLHIAVLLLLLLLIPCSCQVGDSCSSARDCGTGLYCGNCAATGRTRPSCIRDLAIQPTSIVKGLPFNRYSWLVTHNSFSILGQPSRTGVERVTFYNQEDSVTNQLRNGVRGLMLDMYDFNDDVWLCHSLQGQCYNFTAFEPALDTLKEVEAFLSENPTEIVTIFIEDYVHSPMGLSKVFTAADLMKYWYPISEMPTNGKDWPSVTDMVAKNRRLLVFTSDASKEASEGIAYQWSYLLENESGDPGIVPGSCPNRKESQPLNSGSASLFLQNYFPTIPVENEACKENSVGLPQMVQACYAVAGNRIPNFIAVNFYMRSDGGGVFDVQDRINGLTLCGCNTIAACQAGAPMSACKNMGAPNRTSSSSTSSVNGNVYSGTIEFKTHPSVASSTSIRSSFVVLLSLLLTLKLF, encoded by the exons ATGGCGGCGCCGCTGCTCCCCTCCCTGCTGCTCTCGCTGCACATCGCggtgctactgctgctgctgctgctgatccCCTGCTCCTGCCAG GTCGGGGATTCGTGTTCCTCCGCCCGCGACTGCGGTACGGGCCTGTACTGCGGGAACTGCGCGGCCACCGGCAGGACCCGGCCCTCCTGCATCAGGGACCTCGCCATCCAGCCCACCTCCATT GTGAAGGGGCTGCCCTTTAATAGATACTCATGGCTCGTGACCCACAATTCCTTCTCCATTCTCGGCCAGCCATCTCGCACCGGCGTCGAGAGGGTGACGTTCTACAACCAGGAGGACTCTGTCACCAACCAATTGAGG AATGGAGTGAGGGGATTGATGCTTGATATGTACGACTTCAATGATGATGTATGGCTTTGCCACTCCTTGCAAGGGCAATGCTACAACTTCACTGCTTTC GAACCAGCACTTGACACACTTAAAGAGGTGGAAGCTTTTCTCTCTGAGAATCCCACGGAGATTGTGACAATATTCATCGAGGATTATGTTCATTCACCAATGGGATTGAGCAAGGTCTTTACTGCTGCTGACTTGATGAAGTATTGGTACCCTATCTCGGAAATGCCAACTAATGGCAAGGACTGGCCAAGCGTCACAGATATGGTTGCAAAGAACCGCAGGTTGCTAGTTTTCACTTCTGATGCTTCAAAGGAAGCTAGCGAAGGAATAGCTTACCAATGGAGCTACTTGCTGGAGAATGAAT CTGGAGATCCAGGGATTGTGCCCGGCTCTTGTCCAAATAGAAAGGAATCGCAGCCACTGAACTCAGGATCTGCATCTCTATTTCTGCAAAATTATTTCCCCACGATTCCTGTAGAGAATGAAGCATGTAAAGAGAATTCTGTTGGGCTGCCACAGATGGTCCAAGCTTGTTATGCCGTGGCTGGAAATAGAATCCCCAACTTCATAGCTGTGAATTTCTACATG CGAAGCGATGGTGGTGGTGTTTTTGATGTTCAAGACAGAATCAATGGCCTCACATTATGTGGTTGCAACACCATTGCTGCTTGCCAG GCTGGGGCACCAATGAGTGCATGCAAGAACATGGGGGCACCTAATCggacttcttcctcctccacctcctctgtaAATGGAAACGTCTATTCAGGAACTATAGAATTCAAGACACATCCCTCTGTTGCCAGCAGTACTTCCATCCGGAGTAGTTTTGTTGTTTTGCTAAGTCTGTTGTTGACTTTAAAGctgttttga